The DNA segment GCTCCACCAGTAGCCCCACTGATTGGTGGAGAAGAGGTAGTAATCACCTTTGTAGGTGACGATGACGGGATCGGCGGTGGCGCGGTGCCTGCCCCATTCACTGAAGTTGGGAATGGGCGTGTAGCCGTAGTCAACGTTGATGGGATTACAGTAGGTGGCCTGTTTTGTTTGAGCCTTCACTGTTCCGCAGAGTCCTATCGCCACGCACAGCAGCCACGCAGATAGAGACGCTGCGGAGAATCTTTTATTCATCCGGATACTTTTTCTGATCATTTTAATGCTTCATCTTTTTCTTTTTCCAGGAAGTTGGATGATTCTTCCAGTCCTCCCGAAGCCGCCTGCAGCAAGGCCTCATCCGGTACTACCGTTAAGGGAACGGTACTGGATTGAGACGGTTCATTGTACGGTATATTCGAGCTCCTGTTGTAGCAGGAGATCAACGACCACCTTGCTTTATCAGAGAGGTTGGCTTCGGAGCGGTGCAACAGGTTACTGTGAAAGAACAAGGCATCGCCGGGCTGGATCTCAACATATACCAGTTCCATTGTTTTCAGCGCCAGGTCTACATAGTGTTGGGAAGCGCCTACCTGTTCACCAGCAAAACCATGTTCAATACGCCCCATTTTGTGGGAGCCTTTTATTACCTGCAGACATCCGTTCTGTTTATTAGCTTCGGTGATGGCGATCATGACCGACATCATCTGATCGGGGTAGAGGAATTCGTTTTTATACCAATAGCCATAATCCTGGTGCCATTCCCAGGCGCCACCTACTTTCGGCTCCTTTTGCATGAGCTTGGAGTGAAAATGACAAACAGGGGCATCACCATCCAGCAGCCAATCTACCGACTCTACCATTCTTCTGCTTTTGGTGAGCAGTCCGTAAGCATCATTACCCGGCGTATACCATAAGGTGAGCTTTGTTTTTTTGCCGGACTGGTCATTGAGGTCAAAAGCATGCTTTTTTACTGCTTCATCCCCTGTGGCAATACCGTAGAGCTTATCTACTTCGGGTGCCGATAAAAAGTTTTGAACGATGACATAGCCGTCCCTGTTATAGGCGGCAATTTGTTCGGGTGTTAATTGAAAGTGTGCCATAGCAAGCCATTTTAATTGTTAGTTATACCATGGGCCATTTAAAGGTGGACTGTAAAGGTATTTTCTTTCCCCCGGCTGCAGACGCCCGGGCCGCTTCAATAATTTCCAGCACATGCAAGGCATGTTCGGCAGCAATGCGGGGTTCTATATTGGTGGACAGTGCTTCTGCCACTACCGAAGCGCCCTGTTGCCATACATAAGTACCAGGATCGGGCACATGCCGCTTTGGTGGTTCGGTGAATGATTCGGCCAGGTCAAC comes from the Paraflavitalea devenefica genome and includes:
- a CDS encoding phytanoyl-CoA dioxygenase family protein, producing the protein MAHFQLTPEQIAAYNRDGYVIVQNFLSAPEVDKLYGIATGDEAVKKHAFDLNDQSGKKTKLTLWYTPGNDAYGLLTKSRRMVESVDWLLDGDAPVCHFHSKLMQKEPKVGGAWEWHQDYGYWYKNEFLYPDQMMSVMIAITEANKQNGCLQVIKGSHKMGRIEHGFAGEQVGASQHYVDLALKTMELVYVEIQPGDALFFHSNLLHRSEANLSDKARWSLISCYNRSSNIPYNEPSQSSTVPLTVVPDEALLQAASGGLEESSNFLEKEKDEALK